DNA sequence from the Synechococcus sp. MU1617 genome:
TTTACGATAAAGCATCAATATCACTAGAGTGGACTCATCATCTTCATGATACATGCAAGGAATGTGGTATTGAGTACTTTACATCTCCTTATGATTTGGATATTTTGGATTATCTTGAACCCTTCGTCTCGGCTTGGAAAATAGGTTCAGGTGATATTTCTTGGCATGAACTGATTTCTAATTTAACTCACCGAAGCAAGCCTGTCCTTTTAGCAACTGGTGCATCTTCCTTGTCGGATGTTATTTCTGCTATGAAAATTCTTGAGCCGAGGACTAGCGAACTCGTTCTTATGCAATGTAATACTAATTATACTGGTTCTTTGGAAAACTTTCAATTTATTAATTTGAATGTACTCAAGTGTTATTCCAAACTCTTTCCTGAAACCATTCTGGGCCTCTCAGATCACACACCTGGTCACGCAACAGTTTTAGGTTCTGTTGCTCTTGGTGCACGTGTGATTGAAAAGCATTTCACTGACGATCCTTCTCGCTCTGGTCCTGATCATAAATTTTCCATGTCACCTTCTGCCTGGACCGAGATGGTTACCTCCACTCGACAGCTCGAAAATGCCCTAGGCGACGGTGTGAAGCGTGTTGAAGAAAACGAGACGAATACATATGTTGTTCAACGCCGTGCCATTCGTGCCGCAGCTGACCTCCCTGCTGGAACTGTCCTATCATCCGAACATCTCGTTGCTCTCCGTCCTTGTCCTCCTGACGGTCTCCCTCCCTTCTCCATCAGTGATCTTATAGGCCGAAGCTTACACACTTCAATTCCTAAAGGTGAGTTAGTTACCTTTTCTTCGGTTAACTCTTCTGATGTCTAAAGTAGCCGTAATACCAGCATATAACGAGAGCGCTTCTCTTAAGTCAGTTATCGAGTCTATCTCTCAATACTTTGATCACATCATTGTGATTGATGACTGTAGTAGTGATGACACCTTTTCAATTGCATCAGATAAAGGCTGTATTGTTCACTCCAATTCCCGTAACCTTGGCTATGATCGCTCTATTTTAATTGGTCTAAAACTTGCAATTAAGCTTTCCCCTTCAATAATTATGACACTTGATGCTGATGGCCAGCACCCTGCAACTTCTATTCCATTGATTATTCAACACGCATTTTCCCGAAATTGTGATGTGTTGCTATGTAGTCGTAATAAGTTCCCACGCTTTTCGGAAACACTATCTTCCTATCTTTCTCGTTTAATCTATAATTGCCCTGATCTTTTTACCGGGATGAAATGTTATTGTCGGAGGTCTTTGGAGCTGATACCTTCACCTTGCTTGTGGGATTCTGTTGGTACATATTATGCCTTTCTATCTCTTAATCGTAGTTTGACTGTTGAGTCTTTTTCTATTACCTGTTCCAAGCGTGTAGGCTCCTCCAGGTTTGGTTCATCAATGCGATCTGAATTTAAGATCTTGAAAGCATTCTGTTTTGGTCTGTTTCGAGCCCTTTAAGTTAGCTTTCTCTAATTACAAGTCTATCTTCAAAGAGTATGCCGTCAATCTCACTATTTTCGAGTACATGTATAGCATCATCTGCATTATTTACAATTGGTAATCCGTGTAAATTGAATGACGTATTTAGTATTCCATACACTCCAGTAAGCTCTCCAAATGCCTGAATCAGTTCATGATACTCTTTATTCTTATTCCTATATACTATTTGTGGCCTGCAAGTATTATCATATGGATGTATTGCCGCTTGCAAGTCAGACTTACCTTTTTCAGTTGTCATACAGCATAGTGTCATGTACTCATATGAACTCATTTCTGCATCCATAAGAAAATAATCATTTGCTTTTTCACTTATTACACTACACGCAAAAGGCATCCAGAAATCTCGACTTTTAATCTTTTCATTTATTATTTGTTTGACTTCGTTTCTTCGTGGATCAGCCATAATTGATCTATTACCTAGTGCTCTTGCACCAAACTCCTGTTTTCCACAGCATCTTGCTATAACCATACCTTTTGCCAATAATTCTGCTATATCTGAAATCTTGACTTTATTTTGTATCATATATCTTTGTTTGAGTCCATTCTTTTCTTTTTCTATATACTTGTTATTTAGCACTTCCGTTGTGTTTGCTTTAGGGCCACTGTATACATCTAGTCCATTCAATATTATTCCTTTATATTGTTTCTGCCTTAAGTATTCGAGCACAGCACCCATTGCTTGAGAAGAGTCATCCGGTGATGGTGGTACATATATATTTTCAAGTCCTCCTTCCTTTGCCAATACCATATTGACTTTTACATTCATTCCAACTCCACCTGTAACTATTAACCTTTTCGTTCCGGTTAAATCTGTCAAATTTTTAATCCACTTTGTTATCAAATACTCAGTATATCTCTGCACCCCTCCGCATATAGAATCAAACCTTTCCCCTTCCAGCATGTCTCTTACTTCAAAGTACATGTCTTTCGGTTTACTCTTGTATTTAAACTCTATTCCATCGACATCCTGATAGCTTTTGAATAGATTGAAGACATTTTCGCTATATTTATCTTTGCAATATGGAGCCATTCCCATAACTTTGTACTCATGCTCATTTGGTCTCAAGCCTAATATGAGTGTTATGTATCTATATAAACGGCCAATGATAAATGTTGCTCCTTTTACGATCTCTTCCTTCGTCCCATCTCCTCTAAATATTGATGCTGAGTAATTAACATTGTCGCCAAATGCGTCTAGTGTTACTACTAAAGCATCTTGTTCTCGAAGGTATTCGTTTGAACTGTAGTACCCATATGCTGCATGACTGCTTGAGTGATCCATAAAAACTATTTTGTCTTCCTTTACACCAAGGTGATGTATAACTACATCTTTCCTGATTTTAGCTATCTCTTTTGATGATTCTGAGCTCACGTGTCCGCTGTCTTCTTTATACCTATCAAGTACTTCACTCCAGAATTCTTCTCCTGGGTATTGTTTCAGATCTAGCCTATCTTTATAGTAGTTTACTTGTGAAATATTCTTGCCATCGTATATTCTAGGCTTCCATATGTTGTGTTGTTCGTCTATGTAGTCCTTGACTGTGAAGTTTGTGTAATGCCTCGTAAGCGTGTATCCATATGACCACATCGTTGATACAAATACTACTGCTTCGATGTTCTGTTTCTCTACCTTGAATTCATCTATTATCCAATTTATTGCATTTAAAGGGTAACTTTCATCATTTTTCTTGCGTGTGAATCTTTCTTCTGAGACGCATGCGATGAACTCACCATCTCTCCACAGACTGGCCGTTGAGTTCTGCTCCCAATTGATTCCTATGATGTCCATTTTTCTCTTATCCTAACATGTGACAAGCTACAAAACCTAGTTCAATCTCTTGAATCCTTTGTGACACACTGCACTTTCCAGTATCTCAATTTCTTCCTTGCTATCATTGATTTGGCCTAGTTTCTCAAATATTTTTTTTAATTCTTCCATGTATCTAGCGTACTCATCTTCTTTGTGCTCTACACATGCATAATGTACGTTGCTAGCTAAAATACCCTTTTTAAGAAGTTCCTGCGTTATGTATGTCTTGTAGATCATATTTTTTTCTCCCTCGAAATTAAATCCTGCTAGAGCTGATAACCCGTTTGTTGAGATATTGAGCCCATTGTCTCTTGCTTCTTTCATCCAAAAATCTTTCATTAAGTTGCCATTCTTCGTTATTGTCTTCCAGCTTTCCTCTCGTTCCATGATCTCCAGTGTTTTCAAGGCGGCACTCGGCCCGATTCTCTCAGTCCAGAACGTGCTGCTTATAAACGTATTTTGCGCCTCCTGCATAATCTCTTCCTTCCCCACAACAGCTGTTATTGCATAGCCATTGCCTAATGCCTTTCCATACATCGCCATATCTGGCTCAACGCCATATTTTTTGTGCAGTCCGCCAAACGTTTCCCTAAATCCAGAAGTACATTCATCATAGATTAAGATTATCCCCTCTTTGCTGCATAACCTTCGAATCTCTTGCAAATAATTTTCTACTGGTGGTTCTGATCTTTCGACTTCCATCTTTACTACCCCTATATCATTTTCTTCAATGACTCTCTTAAATTCCTCAATATTATTGTATCTAAATGGTACAACTGTATCTTTTAACTCCTTCGGTACGCCCTTAGGTTCCAGGCCTGGTAATAAGTGCCCCTCTAGGTTTCTTGTACTTGACAAATTAGTTGATAAATACCAGTCATGCCACCCGTGATATCCACATATAGCAACCTTGTCCTTACCAGCTGCAGCTCGAGCGATTCTTATAGCTATCGCATTGGCTTCACCTCCACTCCTTGCAAATCTGACCATATCAGCCCATGGATTTATTGAGATTAATTTTTCTGCCAGAAGAACCTCTTCTGGGCAATTTAACGTCGACATATTTCCTTTATGTACAGTTTCTAGTACCGCTTCATCTATCTCTTCATTGGAATAACCCAGAATGTTAGTGCCTATTCCCATTATGCTCATATCCATGTATTTTATTTCTTGAAGATCCCATATGTAGCAACCTTTTGTTCGTGAAAAATACGTAGGCCACTTCCCTGGTAAATACATTTCAGGTCGCTTTGACAGCAGCATATTTCCTCCAGGTATTACCCCCTTTGCTCTTTCCCATAACTCTTGTCCCTTGCCTATATTTTTCTCTTGTTCCACCGACAGTATATATCCTTCGTTTCGTATAGTGGCTCCATTAATTCTCGCGATTTCTGGGTTTTTGTTTAACACTTTTATTACATCGTCAATCTGATGATGATTCTTGTCGCCTTCTAATTTATCTATA
Encoded proteins:
- a CDS encoding carbamoyltransferase C-terminal domain-containing protein, whose product is MDIIGINWEQNSTASLWRDGEFIACVSEERFTRKKNDESYPLNAINWIIDEFKVEKQNIEAVVFVSTMWSYGYTLTRHYTNFTVKDYIDEQHNIWKPRIYDGKNISQVNYYKDRLDLKQYPGEEFWSEVLDRYKEDSGHVSSESSKEIAKIRKDVVIHHLGVKEDKIVFMDHSSSHAAYGYYSSNEYLREQDALVVTLDAFGDNVNYSASIFRGDGTKEEIVKGATFIIGRLYRYITLILGLRPNEHEYKVMGMAPYCKDKYSENVFNLFKSYQDVDGIEFKYKSKPKDMYFEVRDMLEGERFDSICGGVQRYTEYLITKWIKNLTDLTGTKRLIVTGGVGMNVKVNMVLAKEGGLENIYVPPSPDDSSQAMGAVLEYLRQKQYKGIILNGLDVYSGPKANTTEVLNNKYIEKEKNGLKQRYMIQNKVKISDIAELLAKGMVIARCCGKQEFGARALGNRSIMADPRRNEVKQIINEKIKSRDFWMPFACSVISEKANDYFLMDAEMSSYEYMTLCCMTTEKGKSDLQAAIHPYDNTCRPQIVYRNKNKEYHELIQAFGELTGVYGILNTSFNLHGLPIVNNADDAIHVLENSEIDGILFEDRLVIRES
- a CDS encoding aminotransferase class III-fold pyridoxal phosphate-dependent enzyme produces the protein MNSVIIVQARTSSRRLPGKVLRQINKKPMIIYMLDRLIKSKKTNKVVMATSTDKSDDVLAEIVSGEGHEVYRGSLNDVLDRYAKCAKQYKADVVIRVTGDCPFMDPKLIDEIMDIYTKSSYDYLSNAADESLLSVPDGYDIEVFNAKTLDRAADEARLASEREHVTPWMRKSQSEIRWKHIKHHPERKFFRLTVDDEKDLEVIKKIIDKLEGDKNHHQIDDVIKVLNKNPEIARINGATIRNEGYILSVEQEKNIGKGQELWERAKGVIPGGNMLLSKRPEMYLPGKWPTYFSRTKGCYIWDLQEIKYMDMSIMGIGTNILGYSNEEIDEAVLETVHKGNMSTLNCPEEVLLAEKLISINPWADMVRFARSGGEANAIAIRIARAAAGKDKVAICGYHGWHDWYLSTNLSSTRNLEGHLLPGLEPKGVPKELKDTVVPFRYNNIEEFKRVIEENDIGVVKMEVERSEPPVENYLQEIRRLCSKEGIILIYDECTSGFRETFGGLHKKYGVEPDMAMYGKALGNGYAITAVVGKEEIMQEAQNTFISSTFWTERIGPSAALKTLEIMEREESWKTITKNGNLMKDFWMKEARDNGLNISTNGLSALAGFNFEGEKNMIYKTYITQELLKKGILASNVHYACVEHKEDEYARYMEELKKIFEKLGQINDSKEEIEILESAVCHKGFKRLN
- a CDS encoding glycosyltransferase family 2 protein, which codes for MSKVAVIPAYNESASLKSVIESISQYFDHIIVIDDCSSDDTFSIASDKGCIVHSNSRNLGYDRSILIGLKLAIKLSPSIIMTLDADGQHPATSIPLIIQHAFSRNCDVLLCSRNKFPRFSETLSSYLSRLIYNCPDLFTGMKCYCRRSLELIPSPCLWDSVGTYYAFLSLNRSLTVESFSITCSKRVGSSRFGSSMRSEFKILKAFCFGLFRAL
- a CDS encoding N-acetylneuraminate synthase family protein; translated protein: MTISSSSAFQIGNSWIGNSCPTYFIADIAANHDGSLSRAQDLIKLAADSGANAAKFQNFKASTIVSDHGFRSLGDIASHQSSWGESVYSVYDKASISLEWTHHLHDTCKECGIEYFTSPYDLDILDYLEPFVSAWKIGSGDISWHELISNLTHRSKPVLLATGASSLSDVISAMKILEPRTSELVLMQCNTNYTGSLENFQFINLNVLKCYSKLFPETILGLSDHTPGHATVLGSVALGARVIEKHFTDDPSRSGPDHKFSMSPSAWTEMVTSTRQLENALGDGVKRVEENETNTYVVQRRAIRAAADLPAGTVLSSEHLVALRPCPPDGLPPFSISDLIGRSLHTSIPKGELVTFSSVNSSDV